A genomic window from Cloacibacillus evryensis DSM 19522 includes:
- a CDS encoding amidohydrolase family protein: MEQKYTKIKCGKLYDGIKPCFQENMEILIEGRKIKAVGHCLECPEGTETIDLSALTVTPGMIDAHMHTQYFHWKDVYRDTLYNSDGYRTLAVATCAKRCLYSGFTTVRSLGWWSEAYELDVKRAIEEGYVEGARLVVSSHFLCTPGSHGDMTQVVRTNPYLSDYLISQYPTCGNGADFFTGAVRREKKMGADFLKIMATGGFATPNDDPDDIQLNDEEFKAIFDTAKEVKISATAHAYGPRLMKKLINYGITGIEHGSLMDKETASMFENSGTYLVPTFMPYEDAIHPDEESLALKSEEYRRKLRFYQRQLQEGREIIINSKIKLGYGTDMVAVHNNYESGWEYYAWHTNGMDPFRILRAATKTNAEICEIDDKVGTIEPGKLADIAGWGRDLMKDPHALRDCSFVMKEGVAYPAVSRMNEE; the protein is encoded by the coding sequence ATGGAACAGAAATACACCAAAATCAAATGTGGAAAATTATATGACGGGATCAAGCCATGTTTTCAGGAAAATATGGAGATCCTTATAGAGGGGAGAAAAATTAAAGCCGTAGGGCATTGCCTTGAATGCCCGGAAGGTACTGAAACCATTGATCTTTCCGCTCTGACGGTAACCCCAGGCATGATTGACGCACATATGCACACGCAATACTTTCATTGGAAGGATGTCTATCGCGACACGCTTTATAATTCTGACGGTTACAGGACGCTGGCGGTGGCGACATGCGCTAAAAGATGCCTGTATTCCGGTTTTACAACGGTAAGGTCGCTTGGCTGGTGGAGCGAAGCATATGAGCTAGATGTAAAAAGAGCTATAGAAGAGGGCTATGTGGAGGGCGCGCGCCTGGTGGTCTCTTCCCATTTCCTCTGCACGCCAGGAAGCCATGGCGATATGACGCAGGTGGTACGTACCAATCCGTATCTTTCCGACTATCTGATCAGCCAATACCCAACCTGTGGAAACGGCGCGGATTTTTTCACTGGCGCCGTACGCCGTGAGAAAAAAATGGGAGCTGATTTTTTGAAAATAATGGCCACCGGCGGTTTTGCCACTCCAAATGACGACCCGGACGACATTCAGTTGAATGACGAGGAGTTTAAGGCGATATTCGACACCGCTAAAGAGGTAAAGATATCCGCGACGGCGCATGCCTATGGGCCGCGTCTGATGAAAAAGCTTATCAATTATGGAATCACCGGCATTGAACATGGTTCGTTGATGGATAAAGAAACAGCGTCAATGTTTGAGAATAGCGGCACATATCTTGTACCGACCTTTATGCCATACGAAGATGCCATCCATCCCGATGAGGAGAGCCTTGCGCTGAAGAGCGAAGAATACCGGAGAAAGCTTCGTTTCTACCAGCGTCAGCTCCAGGAGGGGCGCGAAATTATTATCAACAGTAAAATAAAGCTTGGCTATGGCACGGATATGGTCGCCGTTCACAATAATTACGAAAGCGGCTGGGAGTATTATGCCTGGCATACAAATGGCATGGACCCTTTCCGTATACTCCGGGCAGCGACAAAAACGAACGCCGAGATATGCGAGATAGACGATAAGGTCGGTACGATCGAGCCTGGCAAACTTGCAGACATTGCGGGTTGGGGGCGCGACCTGATGAAGGACCCGCATGCTCTTCGCGATTGCTCTTTCGTAATGAAAGAGGGTGTGGCATATCCGGCCGTAAGCCGTATGAACGAGGAATAA
- a CDS encoding class I SAM-dependent methyltransferase: protein MKENKYDDGVFFEKYAGMKRSQEGLAGSGEWETLKKLLPDFKGKRLLDLGCGYGWHCIYAMEQGAAAATGIDISEKMLSVAREKTRCPEVTYMCMALEDMDFPAGSFDIVLSSLALHYVESFDEIAKKVNRFLSDEGYFIFSAEHPIFTAEGSQDWYRDGAGNILHFPVDNYFYEGMRRARFLGEEVVKYHKTLTTYIDGLLTNGFELLRVAEPQPPERMLCIEGMKDEMRRPMMLIAAARKKLSLRNGQ, encoded by the coding sequence TTGAAAGAAAACAAATACGACGACGGCGTATTTTTTGAAAAATACGCGGGAATGAAACGTTCCCAGGAGGGGCTGGCCGGCTCCGGCGAATGGGAGACGCTGAAGAAGCTGCTGCCGGATTTCAAAGGAAAGCGACTCCTCGACCTTGGCTGCGGCTACGGCTGGCATTGCATCTACGCGATGGAACAGGGCGCGGCCGCGGCCACAGGGATAGACATCTCCGAAAAGATGCTCTCCGTGGCGAGGGAGAAGACGCGCTGTCCTGAGGTAACATACATGTGCATGGCACTGGAGGATATGGATTTCCCCGCGGGCTCCTTCGACATCGTCCTGAGCTCGCTGGCCCTGCATTACGTCGAGTCATTCGACGAGATCGCAAAAAAGGTGAACCGTTTCCTCAGCGACGAAGGGTATTTCATCTTTTCAGCGGAACATCCGATATTTACTGCGGAGGGTTCGCAGGACTGGTATCGCGACGGCGCGGGCAATATCCTGCACTTCCCCGTCGACAACTACTTTTACGAAGGTATGCGCCGCGCGCGCTTTCTCGGAGAAGAGGTCGTCAAATATCACAAAACGCTGACCACCTATATCGACGGGCTGCTGACGAACGGCTTTGAACTGCTGCGCGTAGCCGAGCCGCAGCCGCCTGAACGGATGCTCTGCATCGAGGGCATGAAAGACGAAATGCGCCGCCCGATGATGCTCATCGCGGCGGCAAGAAAGAAACTCTCCCTTAGAAACGGCCAATGA
- a CDS encoding GNAT family N-acetyltransferase, with translation MTITEITKRDEAAIQRVSFIWEKSVRATHLFLTEDDMLDISKDVDDALASVPTLLTAENENSEPVAFMGIDGDRLEMLFLLPEERGRGLGEKLLRHAIDKYSVSRLCVNEQNTSAFGFYEHMGFKVYKRTERDEQGHPFPLLYMKLK, from the coding sequence ATGACAATCACCGAAATAACAAAAAGAGACGAAGCTGCGATACAGAGAGTATCCTTTATCTGGGAAAAGTCGGTGCGCGCCACGCACCTGTTTCTCACCGAGGACGACATGCTGGACATTTCAAAAGATGTCGATGATGCGCTGGCCTCCGTGCCGACCCTGCTGACGGCGGAGAATGAGAACTCCGAGCCCGTCGCATTCATGGGAATAGACGGCGACCGGCTGGAGATGCTCTTCCTCCTGCCGGAGGAGCGGGGGCGGGGCCTCGGCGAAAAGCTTCTGCGTCACGCGATCGACAAATACTCCGTCAGCCGGCTCTGCGTCAACGAGCAGAACACCTCGGCATTCGGATTCTACGAACACATGGGGTTTAAGGTATATAAGCGCACTGAGCGCGACGAGCAGGGGCACCCCTTCCCGCTGCTCTATATGAAGCTGAAATAA
- a CDS encoding TRAP transporter large permease, with translation MEAVIVFSILIVTIALSIPIGITLGLATGLAMWLTSDIPMLMLAQKSVTGLDSFPLLAIPFFILAGALMCNGGISRRLVNLAESLVGFITGGLAMVTVLACMFFAAISGSGPATVSAIGSFMIPSMKERKYDAGFAAAITAAAGTIGVIIPPSIPFVIYCVVAQCSIGDMFIAGIIPGLIIGFALMIVCYGTAKKRHYVSLAERPKLSVVGKAFIDAIWALMVPVIILGGIYGGIFTPTEAAVVAVVYSILIGKFVYKELDGKSLYECLRVSGLINGATEFMIGLSMAFASYLTMAQIPMHVAEWLTNFSHNPFMLLMIINIFLLIIGCFVDNIAAVIILTPILLPVVKTIGIDPIHFGLIITVNLACGFISPPYGINLFVASAISGESIENISKSILPSFLAMVACLLLFTYFPIFSLGLLQWLR, from the coding sequence ATGGAAGCCGTAATAGTTTTCTCCATTCTCATTGTAACGATAGCGCTGAGCATTCCGATCGGAATAACCCTCGGGCTGGCGACCGGGCTCGCGATGTGGCTCACCTCGGATATACCGATGCTGATGCTCGCGCAAAAGTCGGTGACGGGGCTAGATTCTTTCCCACTGCTGGCGATCCCCTTCTTCATCCTCGCGGGGGCGCTGATGTGCAACGGCGGCATTTCGCGCCGCCTCGTCAACCTCGCGGAGAGCCTCGTCGGCTTCATCACCGGCGGCCTCGCGATGGTGACGGTGCTCGCCTGCATGTTCTTCGCGGCGATCTCCGGCTCGGGGCCGGCGACGGTCTCGGCGATCGGCTCTTTCATGATCCCCTCGATGAAGGAACGCAAATATGACGCGGGTTTCGCGGCGGCGATCACCGCGGCGGCGGGTACGATCGGCGTCATCATCCCACCGTCTATCCCCTTCGTCATCTACTGCGTCGTCGCGCAGTGCTCGATCGGCGACATGTTCATCGCGGGAATAATCCCCGGGCTCATAATCGGCTTCGCGTTGATGATCGTCTGCTACGGCACCGCGAAAAAGCGGCATTACGTCAGCCTCGCGGAGCGCCCGAAGCTGTCCGTCGTCGGGAAGGCCTTCATCGACGCTATCTGGGCGCTGATGGTGCCGGTCATCATCTTGGGCGGCATCTACGGCGGCATCTTCACGCCGACGGAGGCGGCGGTCGTCGCGGTCGTCTATTCGATACTGATCGGTAAATTCGTTTATAAGGAGCTGGACGGCAAGTCCCTCTATGAATGCCTGCGAGTATCGGGGCTCATCAACGGCGCGACGGAATTCATGATCGGCCTTTCGATGGCCTTCGCGAGCTACCTGACGATGGCGCAGATACCCATGCATGTCGCGGAGTGGCTGACGAACTTTTCGCACAATCCGTTCATGCTGCTGATGATCATCAACATCTTCCTGCTGATAATCGGCTGCTTCGTGGACAACATCGCGGCGGTGATCATCCTCACGCCGATCCTGCTGCCGGTGGTAAAGACGATCGGCATAGACCCGATACACTTCGGGCTGATAATCACCGTCAACCTCGCCTGCGGCTTCATCTCGCCGCCATACGGGATAAACCTCTTCGTCGCCTCCGCGATCTCGGGAGAGAGTATAGAAAACATCTCAAAATCCATACTCCCCTCCTTCCTCGCGATGGTCGCCTGCCTGCTGCTGTTCACCTATTTCCCGATCTTCTCTCTGGGACTGCTGCAATGGCTGAGGTAA
- a CDS encoding TRAP transporter small permease: MTIKKFLDNFEEYFCVWTMAIMTLLVFVQVVMRYVFSNSLSWSEEMARFIFLWLSWIGASYAVKERSHFRVEMFANMIPGAARRYFEYFVLIVWFVFSFILAWIGTELVIFIADTGQRSAAMELPMTWPYASVPIGCLLMCVRLLIEMYKLWKGEPLGPQNDNIEEVC, translated from the coding sequence ATGACGATAAAAAAATTCCTCGACAACTTTGAGGAGTATTTCTGCGTTTGGACAATGGCGATAATGACGCTGCTGGTCTTTGTGCAGGTGGTAATGCGCTATGTGTTCTCCAACTCTCTCTCGTGGAGCGAGGAGATGGCCCGTTTCATCTTCCTCTGGCTGTCGTGGATCGGCGCGAGCTACGCGGTGAAGGAGCGCAGCCACTTTCGCGTCGAAATGTTCGCGAATATGATACCGGGCGCCGCGCGCCGGTACTTCGAATACTTCGTGCTGATCGTCTGGTTCGTTTTCAGCTTCATCCTTGCCTGGATAGGCACGGAACTGGTCATCTTCATCGCCGATACCGGCCAGCGTTCGGCGGCGATGGAGCTGCCGATGACCTGGCCCTACGCCTCGGTCCCCATCGGCTGCCTGCTGATGTGCGTCAGACTCCTCATAGAAATGTACAAACTATGGAAAGGCGAGCCGCTCGGCCCGCAAAACGACAATATTGAGGAGGTATGCTGA
- a CDS encoding formate/nitrite transporter family protein has protein sequence MNYKTPQEIAKSAVAAAISKTGLPLLPMALLGFLAGAYIAMGGYFMIVVTQDAAAFAGVGISKFLGGVAFSLGLFLVVAAGGELFTGNCLMPIGLLSRKITCGGMLRNLAVVYLANFAGALFFALLIFKSGVLTKSCADYALSIAAAKVQIPLFQMIVRGVLCNWFVGLAVWLTFGALDMSGKFIALLMPIAAFVAMGFEHCVANMFFLPLGMMIKSGLTAEGIPSAAQELTASAVAGNLLPVTFGNIIGAAFFLGAIYFVIYRRELTKD, from the coding sequence ATGAACTACAAAACACCACAGGAAATAGCAAAAAGCGCGGTCGCGGCCGCAATATCCAAGACCGGCCTGCCGCTCCTTCCGATGGCGCTGTTGGGATTTCTTGCCGGAGCCTATATCGCTATGGGCGGCTACTTTATGATCGTCGTGACACAGGACGCCGCCGCGTTTGCCGGCGTCGGCATCTCGAAATTCCTCGGCGGCGTCGCCTTCTCTCTGGGACTGTTTCTGGTGGTGGCCGCCGGAGGGGAACTCTTTACCGGCAACTGCCTGATGCCGATCGGGCTGCTGTCGCGAAAGATAACGTGCGGCGGCATGCTGCGCAACCTCGCCGTCGTATATCTCGCGAACTTCGCGGGAGCTCTCTTCTTCGCGCTGCTGATATTCAAAAGCGGCGTACTGACGAAGAGCTGCGCAGACTACGCGCTCTCCATCGCCGCCGCCAAGGTACAGATACCGCTTTTTCAGATGATCGTGCGCGGCGTGCTCTGCAACTGGTTCGTGGGGCTAGCCGTCTGGCTGACCTTCGGCGCGCTCGACATGTCCGGTAAATTTATCGCGCTTTTGATGCCGATAGCGGCCTTTGTCGCGATGGGGTTTGAACACTGTGTCGCGAATATGTTCTTCCTGCCGCTCGGAATGATGATCAAATCCGGGCTGACGGCGGAAGGGATTCCGAGTGCCGCGCAGGAACTTACGGCGTCCGCCGTCGCCGGCAACCTGCTCCCCGTTACCTTCGGCAACATCATCGGCGCCGCATTCTTTCTGGGGGCGATCTACTTTGTCATTTACAGGAGGGAACTCACAAAAGACTGA
- a CDS encoding TRAP transporter large permease — MEAVILFSLLIVTIGLSIPIGITLGLSTGIAMWLTSDIPMVMLAQKSVTGLDSFPLLAIPFFILAGALMCNGGISRRLVNLAESLVGYITGGLAMVTVLACMFFAAISGSGPATVSAIGSFMIPSMKERKYDAGFAAAITAAAGTIGVIIPPSIPFVIYCIVAQCSIGDMFIAGIVPGVMIGVALMLVCYCTAKKRHYVSVTERPKLATVWKAFREAFWALLVPVIILGGIYGGIFTPTEAAVVAVVYSVVIGKFVYKELDGKTLYECLRTTGLINGATEFMIGLSMAFASYLAMAQIPAHIASWMTSLAHSPFILLMVINVFLLIIGCFVDNIAAVIILTPILLPVVKAIGIDPIHFGLIITVNLACGFISPPYGINLFVASAISGESIEDISKAILPSFFAMVVCLLLFTYFPIFSMGLLNVLK, encoded by the coding sequence ATGGAGGCCGTTATTCTCTTCTCTCTGCTTATTGTAACGATCGGGCTCAGTATCCCGATCGGCATCACTCTCGGGCTTTCCACCGGCATCGCTATGTGGCTCACTTCGGATATCCCCATGGTGATGCTCGCGCAGAAGTCGGTGACGGGGCTCGATTCTTTCCCGCTGCTGGCGATCCCATTTTTCATCCTCGCGGGAGCGCTGATGTGCAACGGCGGTATTTCGCGCAGACTCGTCAATCTCGCGGAAAGCCTCGTCGGTTATATCACGGGCGGCCTCGCGATGGTGACGGTGCTCGCCTGTATGTTTTTCGCGGCGATCTCCGGCTCGGGGCCGGCGACGGTCTCGGCGATCGGCTCTTTTATGATCCCCTCGATGAAGGAGCGCAAGTATGACGCGGGTTTCGCGGCGGCGATCACCGCGGCGGCGGGTACGATCGGCGTCATCATCCCGCCTTCGATCCCCTTCGTCATCTATTGTATCGTCGCGCAGTGTTCGATCGGCGATATGTTTATCGCCGGCATAGTGCCGGGCGTTATGATCGGCGTCGCGTTGATGCTCGTCTGTTACTGCACGGCGAAGAAACGCCATTATGTGAGCGTTACGGAGCGTCCGAAGTTAGCCACGGTGTGGAAGGCCTTCAGAGAGGCTTTCTGGGCCCTTCTGGTGCCGGTAATAATTCTGGGCGGCATCTACGGCGGCATCTTCACGCCGACGGAGGCGGCGGTCGTCGCGGTCGTCTATTCGGTGGTCATCGGCAAGTTCGTCTATAAGGAGCTCGACGGCAAGACTTTATATGAGTGTCTGCGCACGACGGGCCTCATCAACGGGGCGACGGAGTTTATGATCGGCCTTTCGATGGCCTTCGCGAGCTATCTGGCGATGGCGCAGATACCGGCGCATATCGCCTCATGGATGACGAGCCTCGCGCACAGCCCCTTCATCCTGCTGATGGTGATAAACGTCTTTCTGCTGATAATCGGCTGTTTCGTGGACAACATCGCGGCGGTGATCATCCTCACGCCGATCCTGCTGCCGGTGGTGAAGGCGATCGGGATAGATCCGATACACTTCGGGCTGATAATCACGGTGAACCTGGCCTGCGGCTTCATCTCGCCGCCATACGGGATAAACCTCTTCGTCGCCTCCGCGATCTCGGGAGAGAGCATCGAGGATATCTCAAAGGCGATACTGCCGTCTTTCTTCGCCATGGTCGTATGCCTGCTGCTCTTTACCTATTTCCCCATCTTCTCTATGGGGCTGCTGAATGTGCTGAAATAA
- a CDS encoding TRAP transporter small permease, producing the protein MTVKKFFDNFEEYFCVWTMAIMTILVFIQVVMRYVFSNSLSWSEELARFIFLWLSWIGASYAVKERSHFRVEMFANMIKGSCRRFFEYFVLIVWFVFSFILTWLGTELVIFIYDTGQASAAMDIPMTWPYASVPVGCGLMCIRLIVEMYKIYKGEPVGSEKGQEELEEMI; encoded by the coding sequence ATGACCGTCAAAAAGTTTTTTGATAATTTCGAGGAGTATTTCTGCGTCTGGACTATGGCCATTATGACCATTCTCGTCTTTATCCAGGTCGTTATGAGGTATGTCTTCTCTAATTCGCTCTCTTGGAGCGAGGAGTTAGCCCGTTTTATTTTCCTCTGGCTTTCCTGGATCGGCGCCAGTTATGCAGTAAAGGAGCGCAGTCATTTCCGCGTCGAGATGTTCGCCAATATGATAAAAGGAAGCTGCCGCAGGTTTTTTGAGTATTTTGTCCTGATCGTCTGGTTCGTTTTCAGTTTCATTCTCACATGGCTCGGCACAGAGCTGGTCATTTTTATTTATGATACGGGGCAGGCGTCCGCCGCGATGGATATCCCGATGACATGGCCCTACGCCTCGGTGCCGGTGGGCTGCGGACTGATGTGTATCCGCCTGATCGTTGAGATGTATAAGATTTATAAGGGCGAACCGGTCGGTTCGGAAAAGGGACAGGAAGAATTGGAGGAGATGATATAG
- a CDS encoding DctP family TRAP transporter solute-binding subunit, producing MKKLLAAVMFMAITAASAAFAAPEYTIKVGYIGSDTHPTMQAMKAFAKDVDTGSKGKIKVELYPNAQLGGDRELCEGVQMGTIQMAIPSTSALAGFDKRIQVLDLPYLFTTRKAAFDAVDGELGQKLNSYLAKKGFEVLGYQENGFRHVTNSKRPIKSPADLKGLKIRTMENPMHIAFFKELGANPTPMSWGELYTALQQGTVDAQENPYAMIDDGKFYEVQKYVSETGHVFSYEILIANKKFMDKLPADLRKVVVDAAHKAIMAQRASLEKEEAAFKAKVTKAGLKANELTPEQKKPFVEATKKVYAQFEKDLGKEIMDIARKVQK from the coding sequence ATGAAGAAACTTCTGGCAGCAGTTATGTTCATGGCTATCACGGCGGCGAGCGCGGCTTTCGCGGCGCCAGAGTACACGATCAAGGTCGGCTACATCGGCTCCGACACCCACCCGACGATGCAGGCGATGAAAGCATTCGCCAAGGATGTGGATACCGGTTCAAAAGGCAAGATCAAGGTAGAGCTCTACCCGAACGCGCAGCTCGGCGGCGACCGCGAGCTTTGCGAGGGCGTGCAGATGGGCACGATCCAGATGGCGATCCCCTCAACATCGGCTCTCGCCGGATTTGACAAGAGAATACAGGTCCTCGACCTGCCCTACCTCTTCACCACGAGAAAAGCGGCCTTTGACGCGGTAGACGGCGAGCTCGGACAGAAGCTCAACTCATACCTCGCGAAGAAGGGCTTTGAAGTCCTCGGCTATCAGGAAAACGGCTTCCGCCACGTGACCAACAGCAAGCGCCCCATCAAGAGCCCCGCTGACCTCAAGGGACTCAAGATCCGCACGATGGAGAACCCGATGCACATCGCCTTCTTCAAAGAACTCGGCGCCAACCCCACCCCGATGAGCTGGGGCGAGCTTTACACGGCACTGCAGCAGGGCACGGTAGACGCGCAGGAAAACCCCTACGCGATGATCGACGACGGCAAGTTCTACGAGGTGCAGAAATACGTCTCCGAGACGGGACATGTCTTCTCCTACGAGATACTCATCGCCAACAAGAAGTTTATGGATAAGCTCCCCGCCGATCTCCGCAAGGTAGTCGTCGACGCCGCCCACAAAGCCATCATGGCCCAGCGCGCCAGCCTTGAAAAAGAAGAGGCAGCTTTCAAGGCCAAGGTCACAAAGGCCGGACTGAAGGCGAACGAACTGACGCCGGAGCAGAAGAAGCCCTTCGTCGAAGCGACCAAAAAGGTTTACGCGCAGTTCGAGAAGGATCTCGGCAAGGAGATCATGGATATCGCAAGGAAGGTCCAGAAGTAA
- a CDS encoding aconitase X swivel domain-containing protein gives MADNMKVYKCRSIVRGSGAGEAVVSKDAMCFYLTDPTTGVVIERNHAIEGKSIAGKVLVLQSGKGSSVVQADGFYQLWVRNNLPAAIIINVPEPVIVSSAVMVGSTMVDRLEKDPFEAIEDGDYVEVDADAQEVRVWKGGKAAD, from the coding sequence ATGGCTGACAACATGAAGGTATACAAGTGCCGCTCGATAGTTCGCGGTTCCGGCGCGGGCGAGGCCGTGGTATCGAAGGACGCGATGTGCTTCTACCTTACCGACCCGACCACCGGCGTCGTCATTGAGAGAAATCACGCGATCGAGGGCAAAAGCATCGCCGGGAAAGTGCTGGTGCTACAGTCCGGCAAGGGCAGCTCCGTGGTCCAGGCGGACGGTTTCTATCAGTTGTGGGTGAGAAACAACCTGCCTGCGGCTATAATAATAAACGTACCCGAACCCGTCATCGTATCCTCCGCCGTCATGGTCGGCTCGACGATGGTCGACCGCCTTGAGAAGGACCCCTTCGAGGCGATCGAAGACGGCGATTATGTAGAGGTCGACGCCGACGCCCAGGAGGTGCGCGTTTGGAAGGGAGGAAAAGCAGCGGACTGA
- a CDS encoding aconitase X catalytic domain-containing protein, with amino-acid sequence MYLTDEEKRILDGAEGAGKQKAMEMLYALGLTFDAEKLIPVKRAHVALSGQEGDTYWCELLVNGGATCVVPPTTNPYWDTAYLTKFFDVTKEELDLADRTGDAYRRIGAKLTYHCAPGVCSNVPFFGEHVAFSESSATPYVNGALGARSNRESSVSALAAAVIGKTPYYGYHLDENRYGDFLVDVDADLESCYDWGILGHCLGKIAGYRIPVLRFKKDIRPTQEDFLYFGAEAATSGAVAMYHMVGITPEAPTIEAAFGNRKIPAAECVLTNKDLKEREDMLTPATGKINLVMLGCPHYTYNQLLDVEKLLDGRHICNDTAFWILAESGAVELAERSHLRQRLELLGVRMVGDTCIDEPCWKSFEGALGVTDSPKCAYYRERRGQPFAIRRLSQCIDAAVKGRLD; translated from the coding sequence ATGTATTTAACAGATGAAGAGAAACGAATCCTTGACGGAGCCGAAGGCGCCGGAAAGCAGAAGGCCATGGAGATGCTTTACGCTCTCGGCCTCACCTTCGACGCGGAAAAGCTCATACCCGTCAAGCGCGCACATGTCGCGTTGAGCGGACAGGAGGGCGACACTTACTGGTGCGAGCTGCTGGTAAACGGCGGCGCCACCTGCGTTGTGCCACCGACGACAAACCCCTATTGGGACACGGCCTATCTGACGAAGTTCTTTGACGTGACGAAGGAGGAGCTCGACCTCGCAGACCGCACCGGCGACGCTTACCGCCGCATCGGCGCTAAGCTCACCTACCACTGCGCGCCCGGAGTCTGCTCCAACGTTCCCTTCTTCGGCGAACATGTGGCCTTCTCCGAGTCCAGCGCCACACCTTACGTCAACGGAGCCCTCGGCGCACGCTCAAACCGCGAGTCTTCGGTGAGCGCCCTCGCCGCCGCCGTCATCGGCAAGACACCTTACTACGGATACCATCTTGACGAGAACAGGTACGGAGATTTCCTCGTCGACGTGGACGCCGACCTTGAAAGCTGCTATGACTGGGGCATTCTCGGACACTGTCTGGGCAAGATCGCCGGCTACCGCATCCCAGTGCTCAGATTCAAGAAGGATATCAGGCCGACACAGGAAGACTTCCTCTATTTCGGCGCGGAGGCCGCGACAAGCGGCGCGGTCGCGATGTACCACATGGTTGGGATAACCCCCGAAGCCCCGACGATCGAGGCGGCTTTCGGCAACAGGAAAATCCCCGCGGCGGAATGCGTGCTCACCAACAAAGATCTCAAAGAGCGTGAAGACATGCTCACCCCCGCCACCGGCAAGATCAACCTCGTCATGCTCGGCTGCCCTCACTACACCTACAATCAGCTGCTCGACGTCGAAAAGCTGCTGGACGGCAGACACATCTGCAACGATACGGCCTTCTGGATCCTCGCGGAATCGGGAGCCGTCGAGCTCGCGGAACGTTCGCACCTGCGCCAGCGCCTTGAACTGCTCGGCGTGCGCATGGTCGGCGACACCTGCATCGACGAGCCGTGCTGGAAATCATTCGAAGGCGCTCTTGGAGTTACGGATTCGCCGAAGTGCGCCTATTACAGAGAACGCCGCGGACAGCCGTTCGCCATCCGCAGGCTTTCGCAGTGCATAGACGCGGCAGTAAAAGGGAGGCTCGACTAA